The following are from one region of the Melospiza melodia melodia isolate bMelMel2 chromosome 14, bMelMel2.pri, whole genome shotgun sequence genome:
- the NPM1 gene encoding nucleophosmin isoform X1 → MEDSAMDMESMGPLRPQTFLFGCELKADKEFQFKVDDEENEHQLSLRTVTLGAGAKDELHIVEAEALDYEGNPTKVVLASLKMSVQPTVSLGGFEITPPVVLRLKCGSGPVYVSGQHLVALEEEPESDEEEDDAKIVNASTKRPASGGAKPPQKKIKLAEDDEDDDEDEDDDDDDEDDLEDDEEEIKAPVKKPAREVAGKNTQKAKQNGKDSKPSTPASKSKTPDSKKDKTLTPKTPKVPLSLEEIKAKMQASIDKGTTLPKLEPKFANYVKNCFRTEDQKVIQALWQWRQTL, encoded by the exons ATGGAGGACAGCGCCATGGACATGGAGAGCATGGGCCCACTGCGTCCGCAGACTTTCCTCTTCG GCTGCGAGCTTAAAGCGGATAAAGAGTTTCAGTTTAAAGTAGATGATGAAGAAAATGAACATCAGTTATCTCTGAGAACG GTTACTTTAGGTGCTGGAGCCAAAGATGAATTACACATTGTAGAAGCAGAAGCACTGGACTATGAAGGCAACCCTACAAAAGTAGTACTGGCGTCTCTGAAAATGTCTGTGCAGCCTACA GTTTCATTGGGTGGCTTCGAGATCACACCCCCAGTGGTGCTGAGGTTGAAATGTGGCTCAGGGCCCGTGTACGTCAGTGGTCAGCACCTCGTAG CATTAGAAGAAGAACCAGAATCAGATGAGGAGGAAGATGATGCAAAAATTGTTAATGCTTCAACAAAGAGACCAGCAAGTGGAGGAGCTAAACCACCACAG aaaaaaataaaattagcagaagatgatgaggatgatgatgaagatgaggatgaCGATGATGA TGATGAGGATGACTTAGAGGATGATGAGGAAGAAATTAAAGCACCAGTAAAGAAA CCTGCTCGTGAGGTTGCAGGGAAAAACACGCAGAAAGCAAAGCAGAATGGAAAAGACTCTAAGCCATCCACACCAGCATCTAAATCAAAA ACTCCAGATTCCAAGAAGGATAAAACTCTAACTCCAAAAACACCAAAAGTCCCTCTGTCATTAGAGGAGATCAAAGCAAAAATGCAAGCATCTATAGATAAG ggTACTACCCTTCCTAAACTGGAGCCCAAATTTGCCAACTACGTTAAGAATTGCTTCAGGACGGAGGACCAGAAG GTCATTCAAGCTCTCTGGCAGTGGAGACAGACTctgtaa
- the NPM1 gene encoding nucleophosmin isoform X2, producing MEDSAMDMESMGPLRPQTFLFGCELKADKEFQFKVDDEENEHQLSLRTVTLGAGAKDELHIVEAEALDYEGNPTKVVLASLKMSVQPTVSLGGFEITPPVVLRLKCGSGPVYVSGQHLVALEEEPESDEEEDDAKIVNASTKRPASGGAKPPQPAREVAGKNTQKAKQNGKDSKPSTPASKSKTPDSKKDKTLTPKTPKVPLSLEEIKAKMQASIDKGTTLPKLEPKFANYVKNCFRTEDQKVIQALWQWRQTL from the exons ATGGAGGACAGCGCCATGGACATGGAGAGCATGGGCCCACTGCGTCCGCAGACTTTCCTCTTCG GCTGCGAGCTTAAAGCGGATAAAGAGTTTCAGTTTAAAGTAGATGATGAAGAAAATGAACATCAGTTATCTCTGAGAACG GTTACTTTAGGTGCTGGAGCCAAAGATGAATTACACATTGTAGAAGCAGAAGCACTGGACTATGAAGGCAACCCTACAAAAGTAGTACTGGCGTCTCTGAAAATGTCTGTGCAGCCTACA GTTTCATTGGGTGGCTTCGAGATCACACCCCCAGTGGTGCTGAGGTTGAAATGTGGCTCAGGGCCCGTGTACGTCAGTGGTCAGCACCTCGTAG CATTAGAAGAAGAACCAGAATCAGATGAGGAGGAAGATGATGCAAAAATTGTTAATGCTTCAACAAAGAGACCAGCAAGTGGAGGAGCTAAACCACCACAG CCTGCTCGTGAGGTTGCAGGGAAAAACACGCAGAAAGCAAAGCAGAATGGAAAAGACTCTAAGCCATCCACACCAGCATCTAAATCAAAA ACTCCAGATTCCAAGAAGGATAAAACTCTAACTCCAAAAACACCAAAAGTCCCTCTGTCATTAGAGGAGATCAAAGCAAAAATGCAAGCATCTATAGATAAG ggTACTACCCTTCCTAAACTGGAGCCCAAATTTGCCAACTACGTTAAGAATTGCTTCAGGACGGAGGACCAGAAG GTCATTCAAGCTCTCTGGCAGTGGAGACAGACTctgtaa